The Halogranum gelatinilyticum genome contains a region encoding:
- the aspS gene encoding aspartate--tRNA(Asn) ligase, with the protein MQGRTYTADAEPGDHVKVAGWVHEIRDLGGIAFLILRDKSGKIQVKFEKDEMDEELVETGLGVHRESVVVVEGAVEEEPRAPTGVEVTPDSVEVLADADPELPLDPSGKVDAELSTRLDNRTLDLRKDEVKAVFEIRAEVLRAVREEFRDFYATEINTPKIVATGTEGGTELFPITYFGKEAFMNQSPQLFKQLMVGSGLERVFEIGPIFRAEEHNTPRHLNEATSIDFESAFIDHSEAMDVCEAVVKAAYEAVEENCQTELEALGLEDEFEAPEGEFPRLSYEEAIQRINATGKLDEQLVWGDDLPTEGEKALGEDVGEHYFITDWPSEIKPFYIKDHDDDEQLSTGFDMMHPKMELVSGGQREHRYEHLVAGFEQQGLDPESFDYYTKMFKYGMPPHAGFGLGGERLIMTMLGLENIREAVLFPRDRQRLSP; encoded by the coding sequence ATGCAAGGCCGAACCTACACGGCAGACGCCGAACCCGGCGACCACGTCAAGGTCGCAGGCTGGGTCCACGAGATTCGTGACCTCGGCGGCATCGCCTTTCTGATCCTCCGGGACAAGTCCGGGAAGATTCAGGTCAAATTCGAGAAGGACGAGATGGACGAGGAGCTCGTCGAGACGGGCCTCGGCGTCCACCGCGAGAGCGTCGTGGTCGTCGAGGGTGCCGTCGAGGAGGAGCCCCGCGCACCGACGGGCGTCGAAGTCACGCCCGACTCCGTCGAGGTCCTCGCCGACGCCGACCCCGAACTGCCGCTCGACCCCTCCGGCAAGGTCGACGCCGAACTCTCGACGCGTCTCGACAACCGCACGCTCGACCTCCGCAAGGACGAGGTGAAGGCGGTCTTCGAGATCCGCGCCGAGGTCCTCCGCGCCGTCCGCGAGGAGTTCCGTGACTTCTACGCCACGGAGATCAACACGCCGAAGATCGTCGCCACGGGGACCGAGGGCGGTACCGAGCTGTTCCCCATCACGTACTTCGGCAAGGAGGCGTTCATGAACCAGTCGCCGCAGCTGTTCAAGCAGCTGATGGTCGGCTCCGGCCTCGAGCGCGTCTTCGAGATCGGTCCGATCTTCCGCGCCGAAGAGCACAACACGCCGCGCCACCTCAACGAGGCGACCTCCATCGACTTCGAGTCGGCCTTCATCGACCACAGCGAGGCGATGGACGTCTGTGAGGCCGTCGTCAAGGCCGCCTACGAGGCAGTCGAGGAGAACTGCCAGACGGAGCTCGAAGCGCTCGGTCTCGAAGACGAGTTCGAGGCTCCCGAGGGCGAGTTCCCGCGTCTGAGCTACGAGGAGGCCATCCAGCGCATCAACGCGACGGGCAAACTCGACGAGCAGCTCGTCTGGGGCGACGACCTCCCGACCGAGGGCGAGAAGGCACTCGGCGAGGACGTCGGTGAGCACTACTTCATCACCGACTGGCCCTCGGAGATCAAGCCGTTCTACATCAAGGACCACGACGACGACGAGCAGCTCTCGACGGGCTTCGACATGATGCACCCGAAGATGGAGCTCGTCTCCGGTGGCCAGCGTGAGCACCGCTACGAGCACCTCGTCGCCGGCTTCGAGCAGCAGGGTCTCGACCCCGAGTCGTTCGACTACTACACGAAGATGTTCAAATACGGGATGCCCCCGCACGCCGGCTTCGGTCTCGGCGGCGAGCGGCTCATCATGACGATGCTCGGCCTGGAGAACATCCGTGAGGCTGTGCTGTTCCCGCGAGACCGTCAGCGTCTGAGCCCGTAG
- a CDS encoding phosphoglycerol geranylgeranyltransferase, translating to MTAPWTDWDHITKIDPDKDLVEGETFEDVCATGTDALEIGGTLDMTEEKMERVIDACAKHDVPVYQEPSNPGVVIDDDALDGYLIPTVFNAKDSFWVTGAHKEWVRIEDGLDWERTHTEAYIVLNPDSSVAEYTEADTDQTAEDVASFARVAEKMFGQKIVYVEYSGTYGDTEKVAAAHDALDEATLFYGGGIHDYDSAYGMATHSDAVVVGNLLHDEGVDAVRETVEGAKDAKADRDAEAGARTA from the coding sequence ATGACCGCGCCGTGGACAGACTGGGACCATATCACGAAGATCGACCCGGACAAAGACCTCGTCGAGGGTGAGACGTTCGAGGACGTCTGTGCGACCGGCACCGACGCGCTCGAAATCGGCGGCACGCTCGACATGACCGAGGAGAAGATGGAACGCGTCATCGACGCGTGTGCGAAGCACGACGTGCCCGTCTATCAGGAGCCGTCGAACCCCGGCGTCGTCATCGACGACGACGCGCTCGACGGCTACCTCATCCCGACCGTGTTCAACGCCAAGGACTCCTTCTGGGTCACCGGCGCGCACAAGGAGTGGGTCCGTATCGAGGACGGTCTCGACTGGGAGCGCACCCACACCGAGGCGTACATCGTGCTCAACCCCGACTCCTCCGTCGCGGAGTACACCGAGGCCGACACCGACCAGACGGCCGAGGACGTCGCCTCCTTCGCCCGCGTGGCGGAGAAGATGTTCGGCCAGAAGATCGTCTACGTCGAATACTCGGGCACCTACGGCGACACGGAGAAGGTCGCCGCCGCGCACGACGCGCTCGACGAGGCGACGCTGTTCTACGGCGGCGGCATCCACGACTACGACTCGGCGTACGGGATGGCGACGCACTCGGACGCCGTCGTCGTCGGCAACCTCCTGCACGACGAGGGCGTCGACGCGGTCCGCGAGACTGTCGAGGGTGCGAAGGACGCGAAAGCCGACCGCGACGCAGAGGCTGGCGCGCGGACGGCCTGA
- a CDS encoding DNA topoisomerase I — protein sequence MSRGPELIITEKDNAARRIAAILSGESAEAERMNGVNVYKWGGKRCIGLSGHVVGVDFPPEYNDWRDVEPVELIDAPIDKHPTQENIVAALRRLARKAGNVVIATDYDREGELIGKEAYELVREVNEDVNVDRVRFSSITKREVTEAFENRDDLDFDLAAAGEARQVIDLVWGAALTRFLSLSARQLGNDFISVGRVQGPTLKLIVDREREIDAFDPEDYWELFADLEKDDESFEARFFYLDEDDNEAERVWDEASAMEAFETLQTKSTATVTSVNRRTRTDTPPAPFNTTQFIRAAGSIGYSAQRAMSIAEDLYTAGYITYPRTDNTHYPEDLDPRELLDSFTGTRDFGDDAESLLEQEDIEPTAGEKETTDHPPIHPTGELPSASDLSEDEYEVYELVVRRFFATVAEAAKWEHLRVVADVAGLSLKANGKRLVKEGYHAVYPYFSSSESFVPDVEEGEELAVTDTSIEAKQTQPPRRYGQSRLIETMEQMGIGTKATRHDVIQKLYDRGYIESDPPKPTRLARAVVTAGEDFADLIVSEEMTAQLEEDMLAIADGTANYEDVTNESREMLEQVFEGLMEHSDELGSQLKKSLKADKTLGPCPDCGEDLLIRKSRHGSYFVGCDGYPDCTYTLPLPSTGKPLILDEECEEHELHEVKMLAGRKTFTHGCPQCKADEADEQEDEVIGACPDCGEEHGGELAIKQLRSGSRLVGCTRYPDCDYSLPLPRRGEIEVTDEECEEHGLPHLVVTSGDDDDEPWELGCPICNYREYQARQAGGSELESIQGIGEKTAEKLKEAGIEDVPGLKDSDPDDIAAKVSGVGADTVRKWQASAD from the coding sequence ATGAGTCGTGGCCCTGAACTGATAATCACGGAGAAAGACAACGCGGCGAGGCGCATCGCCGCGATCCTCAGCGGCGAGTCCGCGGAGGCCGAGCGGATGAACGGCGTCAACGTCTACAAGTGGGGCGGCAAGCGCTGTATCGGTCTCTCCGGACACGTCGTCGGCGTCGACTTCCCCCCGGAGTACAACGACTGGCGGGACGTCGAACCGGTCGAACTCATCGACGCACCCATCGACAAACACCCCACCCAGGAGAACATCGTCGCGGCCCTCCGACGGCTCGCCCGCAAAGCAGGCAACGTCGTCATCGCAACCGACTACGACCGCGAGGGCGAGTTGATCGGCAAGGAAGCCTACGAGCTCGTCCGCGAGGTCAACGAGGACGTCAACGTCGACCGCGTGCGCTTCTCCTCCATCACGAAGCGCGAGGTGACCGAGGCGTTCGAGAACCGCGACGACCTCGACTTCGACCTCGCGGCTGCGGGCGAGGCCCGACAGGTCATCGACCTCGTCTGGGGGGCGGCACTGACACGCTTCCTCTCGCTGTCGGCGCGCCAACTCGGCAACGACTTCATCTCGGTCGGCCGGGTGCAGGGACCGACCCTGAAGCTCATCGTCGACCGCGAGCGCGAGATCGACGCCTTCGACCCCGAGGACTACTGGGAACTCTTTGCCGACTTGGAGAAGGACGACGAATCCTTCGAGGCGCGGTTTTTCTACCTCGACGAGGACGACAACGAGGCCGAGCGCGTCTGGGACGAGGCGTCCGCGATGGAGGCCTTCGAGACGCTCCAGACGAAGTCGACGGCGACGGTCACCTCCGTCAACCGCCGGACCCGGACCGACACGCCCCCCGCGCCGTTCAACACCACGCAGTTCATCCGCGCGGCGGGGTCCATCGGCTACTCCGCCCAGCGCGCGATGAGCATCGCCGAGGACCTCTACACCGCTGGCTACATCACCTACCCGCGGACGGACAACACCCACTACCCCGAGGATCTCGACCCGCGGGAACTGCTCGATTCGTTCACCGGGACGCGCGACTTCGGTGACGACGCCGAGTCGCTGCTCGAACAGGAGGACATCGAGCCGACCGCGGGCGAGAAGGAGACGACGGACCACCCCCCGATTCATCCGACCGGCGAGCTGCCGTCGGCGTCGGACCTCTCGGAAGACGAGTACGAGGTCTACGAACTCGTCGTCCGGCGGTTCTTCGCGACCGTCGCCGAGGCCGCGAAGTGGGAACATCTGCGCGTCGTCGCCGACGTGGCGGGCCTCTCGCTGAAGGCCAATGGCAAGCGGCTCGTCAAGGAGGGCTACCACGCGGTCTACCCCTACTTCAGCAGTTCCGAGAGCTTCGTGCCGGACGTCGAAGAGGGCGAGGAACTGGCGGTGACGGATACGAGCATCGAGGCCAAGCAGACCCAGCCGCCGCGCCGCTACGGCCAGTCGCGGCTCATCGAGACGATGGAGCAGATGGGCATCGGGACGAAGGCGACGCGCCACGACGTCATCCAGAAGCTCTACGACCGCGGCTACATCGAGTCGGACCCGCCGAAGCCGACGCGGCTCGCGCGGGCGGTCGTCACGGCTGGTGAGGACTTCGCGGACCTCATCGTGAGCGAGGAGATGACTGCCCAATTGGAGGAGGATATGCTCGCTATCGCCGACGGGACGGCGAACTACGAGGACGTGACCAACGAGTCCCGCGAGATGCTCGAACAGGTCTTCGAGGGGCTGATGGAGCACTCCGACGAGCTGGGGTCGCAGCTCAAGAAGTCGCTGAAGGCGGACAAGACCCTCGGCCCGTGTCCCGACTGCGGCGAGGACCTCCTGATTCGGAAATCCCGCCACGGCTCGTACTTCGTCGGCTGCGACGGCTACCCCGACTGCACCTACACCCTGCCGCTACCGTCGACGGGCAAGCCGCTCATCCTCGACGAGGAGTGCGAGGAGCACGAACTCCACGAGGTCAAGATGCTCGCCGGGCGCAAGACCTTCACCCACGGCTGCCCGCAGTGCAAGGCCGACGAGGCCGACGAACAGGAGGACGAAGTCATCGGTGCCTGCCCGGACTGTGGCGAGGAGCACGGCGGCGAGTTGGCCATCAAACAGCTCCGTTCCGGCTCGCGACTCGTCGGCTGTACGCGCTATCCCGACTGTGACTACTCGCTGCCGCTGCCGCGGCGCGGGGAGATCGAGGTCACAGACGAGGAGTGCGAGGAACACGGCCTGCCGCATCTGGTCGTCACGAGCGGCGACGACGACGACGAACCCTGGGAGCTTGGCTGCCCGATCTGCAACTACCGCGAGTATCAGGCCCGGCAGGCTGGCGGCTCGGAACTGGAGTCGATTCAGGGCATCGGCGAGAAGACCGCTGAGAAACTGAAGGAAGCCGGCATCGAGGACGTGCCCGGACTGAAGGACTCGGACCCCGACGACATCGCGGCGAAGGTGAGCGGGGTCGGTGCGGATACGGTGCGGAAGTGGCAGGCCTCCGCAGACTAG